Genomic window (Polyodon spathula isolate WHYD16114869_AA unplaced genomic scaffold, ASM1765450v1 scaffolds_804, whole genome shotgun sequence):
attacaaatATTTTAGGTAGTTATTACTCTTTTCTGGACAGTGTTGATGCCCCCTGTTCATTTGCATGGTGGatctgaagtgtttttttgtcctgtttctAGCTGTGTTCAGTTGCCGAGACTTTGATCATCATGTAAGACACTGCACAGCATTACTCTGATTGTCTGATTAACACAGTTAAGCTTCATCAtagaaaacaacagtaaaaacTAAGAGACGGAGctctacttatatatatatatatatatatatatatatatatatatatatatatatatatatatatatatatatatatatatatataacccggTATAGGGCCATAGGTATCTTCATtaatcatgtgtttttttattattattattatttcacatgaTACCCAATacacaatgaaatgtatttaaatggatAGTGTGCTCCTTTATAATTTCTTAGTGGAGAGTCCCATGTGTTGAAAAAGCTCACGTCTCTCCTGCCTTTCACACGAAAGAATGATCGAGGACTCTGTGATGTAACCCTAACAATCCCGTCTTGCGTGCGTTTTGCCATGCGAAAATATTGTTCATTTGTGGAAATAAAACTTTCAGTTCAAGGCTGTCATTCGTACCAAACGACATTCAGCCACGCAACgtcttgtaatcaaagaaacaccCAAACGAGATCGCTAAAGTCTACGTGAAACAGCAGTGGCACAGTATTCCGTGCGAGATTTCCTTTACATTTtccaatgtgtcatttttttttctgtcccatatggtcaccttaactattagtaatgaaaataataataatatcgttcACAATATATAAATCAGACATTACGTGTAATTATAAACCCGCACAAAAAAGCACCCTGTTTGTCGTTAAATCGTTTGTTTCACCCATATGAACAGTTTGCATCCCGGCTGCCTTGTGGCCGCGGTGTATAGATCTGGCATGCTCTGAAGCACCAGCGCTTGCAGTTGCAGTGTATTTAAACTGCAGTGTAACACGCTTGCACGCTGGCTCTTTCGACTGGGGGTGTTTTCGACATTACTGCTCAGGGATGTATAAAACATCTCacgacatattaaaaaaaaacccgaGCCACCTGTACACGATGGCGCTATTAGTTTACTGTGACGCTAACGGGATAGGATACATACTGTAGCTCACTGGTGCCCCTAGTGGACGGATGCTGTAATGTTACAGTTTTAAACAGAATTTCAAAAGTTTAATAGGACATTGGATTTCACTGTCCCTGCTACAGGACTGGAGGGGTAAATCATTTTTGttcaatcatttttgttttagtctacactcagaatgctgctgctctgCACACAGgaagtttatttttcttgtgcgcttgtttttttaatcctcCCCCAGGAACAATGTGGCATCTGCTTTGGTTCCTCCTGCCAACACAAACACATAGATcagttcattcattcatatatatatattcatatatatatattgcaaacagATCATTATCCTCAATGAATTAAATTCACATGGCCTACCCTAAGAAACATGCTTCACAATTAAAGAACTcaataaacaaattgtgtttaatttagcTCTCCTGAGAGTCAGCATGCAAAGAGCACTGGGGGCTCCAGCCTTCAGCTTCCCCACAATATATCAGGGTTCGTTCACAGAGCTCGttctgcgcagattctgaccAGTTTAGACactgggtgcgttcacggagagcCCTCTTAGAAGATCCTTGGCTAAACTGgtcagattctgtgcagaacggTCTCTGTGAGGCCCCCTCTGTCTCTACGCACTGTGCAGTGAGGATTAAGTACCGGGTGGAGTCTGCTGTGCTGCCGTTGCTTCGCTTGCCACCCCTCCCTCCTCTTTCAGAGCACCGCACTGTCGCTCAGTTGTGACGCTGGCCTCTGATTCGCCGCCCGGAGCTGCACAAGATAAACAGGGATCAGGCCGGGAAGAAGCGGGATATTCCCAGCAACAGCATCATTTTCACTTCTCTCCTGAATATTGTGTAGCTGAACGATGTGCATTTCAAACTCACGGAACATGCTAATCTCAGGTGAAACTATAAGAAAGCTGGTGCCTCCTTCAGAGGGCAGTGTAGCTTCTTAGAAATCGACCTCGGAATGCTGATCTTTGGGAGTTCTGAGGCTCCAGGTAACATTCTACTGTCACTCACTTTCGAGCCGGCTCTGGAGTTTTTCGAAGGCCtcagaactccaaatcccatcatcCTCTGGGAGGTCGGTGCTGCCATGGCAACAGTCAGGGCTGGGCCGGTCGGACAGGCAGTCCAGGCTCTCCGAGGAGCACTcgtcagccccgccccctccgagctgcttctgctgctgctgcttgtaaAGGTGGTGTTCAACCAGGAACTGCAGCtctgaggagagagggagtgagggagggagggaggaagggctGCAGTGCTGTCCACACAGATCATTTCTAACTAGAGGAGtcagtttctgtttgtttatgctTTTGCCAATATCTAGAATAGAAGATATGTATTCTAGATatctatacccccccccccccccccccccccgttttccTAACACACAGTATTGGAAACTGATTTAAtgcaaataaagcacagtgagatTGTTCTTTATTAGACCAGGTGAGTCAACAACAGGCCGAGACCGCTGCCGTCTGTGGAATGGGAATGCTTGTCGCTGTTTCCATGGCGATGCCGTACCTTTCATGGTGGGGGTACCGCGAGCCCCCTTCCTCCGTTGCCGGGGAGAGTTCATCAGGGCTGCCTGCAAGACAATGGCAGGGACGGGGTGAGGAGTGAGAGGGACCCCCGACAGAGAGAAGCAGGCGTGGCACACCTTCCTACTGCACCCCCTGCTCTTCAGAAAGGACTTGTGAATATGAAACTGCTTACCAGAAACATACAGCACATACCTAAGAGAGACAAgcaggcaggcgggcaggcagagagggagggagggagggggagagagacagagcaggCAGGCagaaggggagggagggagggagggagggagagaggcaagcaggcaggcagggagacaaaCCCATCTTACCTTGTATAACTGATTTGGGATTCTGTCTTCatctatttctaaaaaaaaaaaaaaaaaaaaacaaaagttgaatGATTAAGGTTTGGGTCAGTGCTGTAGTGTTGGTGTTTGCACAAAGTTGAATGATTAGGGTTTGGGTCAGTCCTGTAGTGTTGGTGTTTGCAGCTCTGTGCGAGTCCCCTCCTCTCAGGACCCTCTTCGTCTCCGGCAGCTATTGGGTTAATCCAGCACAGTCCTGACAGCTGAGCCTGGCCGGGTTCACTGCCTCCTCCTCTAGTTGTTTCATCTCTGG
Coding sequences:
- the LOC121308909 gene encoding protein phosphatase 1 regulatory subunit 1A-like; protein product: MGTTLNGGELHGGDRGSLQQASCFPRLNKNVVAFQNKIVSSPSLSPSLSLSLQIRRRRPTPATLVVSSDQSSPEIDEDRIPNQLYKAALMNSPRQRRKGARGTPTMKELQFLVEHHLYKQQQQKQLGGGGADECSSESLDCLSDRPSPDCCHGSTDLPEDDGIWSSEAFEKLQSRLETPGGESEASVTTERQCGALKEEGGVASEATAAQQTPPGGTKADATLFLGED